A portion of the Bacillus thuringiensis genome contains these proteins:
- a CDS encoding DMT family transporter, whose amino-acid sequence MLYITIAILAGVSIVVARIINANLAKEIGNWEGTFFNYITGLFFSMLFLIFSSDSLYIPIHTLQSIPIAVYLGGLVGVIVISLSNYITPKISAFYLTLLIFIGQLFAGTIIDFFLTNELSIGKVIGGIFVLIGLTYNLLIDRPIKTVKHNQVQL is encoded by the coding sequence ATGTTATATATTACTATCGCTATTTTAGCTGGTGTTTCTATCGTTGTTGCTAGAATTATTAACGCGAATTTAGCAAAGGAAATTGGAAACTGGGAAGGCACGTTTTTCAATTATATTACTGGATTATTTTTCTCTATGTTATTTTTAATTTTCAGTTCAGATTCATTGTATATTCCTATTCATACGTTGCAATCTATTCCTATCGCCGTGTATTTAGGCGGATTAGTAGGCGTTATCGTTATTTCATTATCCAACTATATTACTCCTAAAATATCAGCCTTTTATTTAACATTACTCATCTTTATCGGACAATTATTTGCGGGGACTATTATTGATTTCTTCCTGACAAATGAACTCTCAATCGGTAAAGTTATCGGTGGCATTTTCGTATTAATTGGGCTCACTTACAATTTACTCATAGATCGCCCGATAAAAACTGTGAAGCATAACCAAGTTCAACTATAA
- the yeiL gene encoding transcriptional regulator YeiL, translating to MKKVCNSIKLAEYMKQNNIDSFFSNDMKPYMELIFFKKNEFICRENEEIDYLYFFVEGKAKAFNTLSNGKSVLLCFYDSLQLLGDVELIHSQRITSNVQVMADSYCVGLPLGKVRNKLFHDAKFLRCICGSLAHKLNRLSKNSTINLLYPLENRLASYMLAAGERAVQHENRIVFSGNLTEIAELLGTSYRHLLRTLNLFCDKNIIKKNNGCFEVVNVEVLRELAADVYK from the coding sequence ATGAAGAAAGTATGTAATTCTATTAAATTAGCAGAGTATATGAAGCAAAATAATATTGATTCATTTTTTAGTAATGATATGAAGCCATATATGGAACTTATATTTTTTAAAAAGAATGAGTTTATTTGTAGAGAAAATGAAGAGATAGATTATTTATATTTCTTTGTTGAAGGAAAAGCGAAAGCGTTTAACACATTAAGTAACGGGAAATCGGTATTATTATGTTTTTACGATAGTTTGCAGTTACTTGGAGATGTGGAGTTAATTCATTCTCAAAGAATCACTTCAAACGTACAAGTGATGGCAGATTCGTATTGTGTGGGGTTACCTTTAGGAAAAGTGAGAAATAAGCTATTTCATGATGCGAAATTTTTAAGATGTATTTGCGGATCATTAGCACATAAATTAAACCGACTTTCAAAAAACAGTACAATTAATTTATTGTATCCGCTTGAAAATAGACTTGCGAGTTACATGTTAGCAGCAGGGGAACGAGCAGTTCAGCATGAAAATAGAATTGTGTTTAGTGGGAATTTAACGGAAATAGCGGAATTGTTAGGAACGAGTTATCGGCATTTATTACGTACTTTGAATCTCTTTTGTGATAAAAATATAATCAAGAAAAACAATGGTTGTTTTGAAGTAGTGAATGTAGAAGTTTTGAGGGAATTGGCTGCGGATGTTTATAAATAG
- a CDS encoding glyoxalase superfamily protein — protein sequence MITPIFRIFDVEKAQLFYLNFLGFKLDWEHRYEENMPLYIQISLDDTVIHLSEHHGDASPGGAIRVKIDNVKAYHAVLSSKEYAYSKPDIEITSWGTSELTVIDPFLNRIIFYEGKLSE from the coding sequence ATGATTACACCTATATTTAGAATTTTTGATGTTGAAAAGGCTCAGTTATTTTACTTGAATTTTTTAGGTTTTAAACTGGATTGGGAACATCGGTATGAGGAAAATATGCCATTATATATACAAATTTCGTTAGATGATACTGTGATACATTTATCTGAGCATCATGGGGATGCTTCACCAGGTGGTGCAATTCGGGTCAAAATAGATAATGTAAAGGCTTATCATGCTGTATTATCAAGTAAAGAATATGCTTATTCGAAGCCTGATATAGAAATAACATCTTGGGGGACAAGCGAATTAACTGTGATTGATCCGTTTTTAAATAGAATTATATTTTATGAGGGAAAATTGTCGGAGTAG
- the bla2 gene encoding BcII family subclass B1 metallo-beta-lactamase: MKKNTLLKVGLCVSLLGTTQFVSTISSVQASQKVEQKVIKNETGTISISQLNKNVWVHTELGYFNGEAVPSNGLVLNTSKGLVLVDSSWDDKLTKELIEMVEKKFQKCVTDVIITHAHADRIGGITALKERGIKAHSTALTAELAKKSGYEEPLGDLQTITSLKFGNTKVETFYPGKGHTEDNIVVWLPQYQILAGGCLVKSAEAKDLGNVADAYVNEWSTSIENVLKRYGNINSVVPGHGEVGDKGLLLHTLDLLK; the protein is encoded by the coding sequence ATGAAAAAGAATACGTTGTTAAAAGTAGGATTATGTGTAAGTTTACTAGGAACAACTCAATTTGTTAGCACGATTTCTTCTGTACAAGCATCACAAAAGGTAGAGCAAAAAGTAATAAAAAATGAGACGGGAACCATTTCAATATCTCAGTTAAACAAGAATGTATGGGTTCATACGGAGTTAGGTTATTTTAATGGAGAAGCAGTTCCTTCGAACGGTCTAGTTCTTAATACTTCTAAAGGTTTAGTACTTGTTGATTCTTCTTGGGATGATAAGTTAACGAAGGAACTAATAGAAATGGTAGAAAAGAAATTTCAGAAGTGCGTAACGGATGTCATTATTACACATGCGCACGCTGATCGAATTGGCGGAATAACAGCGTTGAAAGAAAGAGGCATTAAAGCGCATAGTACAGCATTAACCGCAGAACTAGCAAAGAAAAGTGGATATGAAGAGCCGCTTGGAGATTTACAAACAATTACGAGTTTGAAGTTTGGCAATACAAAAGTAGAAACGTTCTATCCAGGGAAAGGACATACAGAAGATAATATTGTTGTTTGGTTGCCACAATATCAAATTTTAGCTGGAGGCTGTTTAGTAAAATCTGCGGAAGCTAAAGATTTAGGAAATGTTGCGGATGCGTACGTAAATGAATGGTCTACATCGATTGAAAATGTGCTGAAGCGATATGGAAATATAAATTCGGTAGTACCTGGTCATGGAGAAGTAGGAGACAAGGGATTACTTTTACATACATTGGATTTATTAAAATAA
- a CDS encoding DUF3784 domain-containing protein: protein MTLFASPSLFIVAILSFALAYFIGVKQYTWLLSGFNERRVPDKVKLSKIVGLYNLVAGVIATIGSVFTTPNVTIVIPIIIIGHFIIAAYVNTRMVQ, encoded by the coding sequence ATGACTCTCTTCGCTTCCCCATCATTATTCATAGTGGCAATCCTTTCATTTGCACTAGCTTATTTCATTGGAGTAAAACAATACACTTGGCTCTTATCAGGATTCAACGAACGCCGCGTGCCTGATAAAGTGAAGTTATCAAAAATAGTTGGTCTTTATAATTTAGTTGCTGGTGTCATTGCCACAATCGGTAGTGTCTTCACTACTCCTAATGTCACAATCGTTATTCCTATCATTATAATTGGACACTTTATTATCGCCGCTTATGTAAATACACGCATGGTGCAGTGA
- a CDS encoding MazG nucleotide pyrophosphohydrolase domain-containing protein, with product MNIVEFQRYVSNFSKKKGFQDTTIEERTIYTIAELGELAEVILKRDTIQDAKREIGLEMFDVIWNVCDLANKLNIDLEKAFKEKMKINKKREW from the coding sequence ATGAATATTGTGGAATTTCAGAGGTATGTATCAAATTTCAGTAAAAAAAAAGGATTTCAAGACACAACAATTGAAGAGCGTACGATATATACGATAGCGGAATTAGGTGAATTAGCGGAAGTCATATTAAAGCGTGATACAATACAAGATGCGAAAAGAGAGATCGGTTTAGAAATGTTTGATGTAATTTGGAATGTATGTGATTTAGCAAATAAATTAAATATTGATTTAGAGAAGGCGTTTAAAGAAAAAATGAAAATTAATAAAAAGCGTGAATGGTAA
- a CDS encoding GH25 family lysozyme, translating to MKKKLFIGGIFTLISVISVVVYLVFQGIFIPNQISADKYEIKGVDVASYQGDIDWRELEKQNMKFAFIKATEGSSFVDEYFSKNWRNANKTDMRIGAYHFFSFDSKGETQAEQFIRTVPKYKQALPPVIDVEFYANKKDNPPKREDVTKELAVMIEMLEKHYDKKVILYATQEAYDLYIKDAYPKCDIWIRSVLTKTSLSDERKWTFWQYTNRGRLSGYNGKEKYIDLNVFYGNEEEFENYGMED from the coding sequence ATGAAAAAGAAGCTTTTTATAGGAGGAATCTTTACTTTAATTAGTGTAATAAGTGTTGTCGTTTACTTAGTTTTTCAAGGCATATTCATTCCGAATCAAATAAGTGCTGATAAGTATGAAATAAAAGGTGTAGATGTCGCATCGTATCAAGGGGATATAGATTGGAGAGAGTTGGAAAAGCAAAATATGAAGTTTGCGTTTATAAAGGCGACTGAAGGAAGTTCGTTTGTGGATGAGTACTTTTCGAAAAATTGGAGGAATGCGAATAAGACAGATATGCGTATCGGAGCGTATCATTTTTTTAGTTTCGATAGTAAGGGTGAAACACAAGCAGAGCAATTTATACGAACTGTTCCAAAATATAAACAAGCACTGCCACCCGTGATTGATGTTGAGTTTTACGCTAACAAAAAAGATAATCCACCTAAGCGTGAAGATGTTACGAAAGAGTTGGCGGTCATGATTGAAATGCTAGAAAAACATTACGATAAGAAAGTAATATTGTATGCAACGCAAGAGGCGTATGATTTATATATAAAGGATGCGTATCCAAAATGTGATATATGGATTCGTAGTGTTCTTACAAAAACAAGTTTATCTGATGAGAGAAAATGGACGTTTTGGCAATACACGAACCGCGGGAGATTAAGCGGTTATAATGGAAAAGAAAAGTATATTGATTTGAATGTATTTTATGGGAATGAGGAAGAGTTTGAGAATTATGGAATGGAAGATTAA
- a CDS encoding DMT family transporter — protein sequence MKYKGDITLYNFLSVFIGVLIAVMLPLNGILSELIGKYTASVVIHLVGLIAVIFILILNKHKIHFDKSIPLFLYSAGAIGVFTVLFNNISFSVLGASITIALSLLGQSIASIVIDHFGLLGMKVAKFEKKKLVGLAFISSGIIIMTIY from the coding sequence ATGAAATATAAAGGGGATATTACATTGTATAACTTTCTTTCTGTCTTTATTGGTGTGCTCATCGCCGTTATGCTTCCATTGAATGGAATTTTATCCGAGTTAATTGGGAAGTATACAGCAAGCGTTGTCATTCACCTTGTCGGTTTAATTGCAGTTATTTTCATTTTAATCTTAAACAAACATAAAATTCATTTCGATAAAAGTATTCCGCTTTTTTTATATAGCGCTGGAGCAATTGGAGTATTCACTGTTCTTTTTAATAATATAAGTTTCTCCGTCCTCGGTGCCTCTATTACAATCGCATTAAGTTTACTCGGTCAATCTATTGCTTCCATCGTTATTGATCATTTCGGCTTATTAGGAATGAAAGTTGCAAAGTTTGAAAAGAAGAAACTAGTTGGATTAGCATTCATTTCTTCTGGGATTATTATCATGACAATTTATTAA
- a CDS encoding flavin-containing monooxygenase translates to MLDAIIVGAGQAGLTIGYYLKQVGYNFLLLEAGKRVGNSWRNRYDSLQLFTPRSYSSLPGMALIGEKNEFPYKDEIATYLEEYTIHFQLPVQLQTEVLKIKKEKEIFELHTPTEILQTKKVIIASGGFQHPFIPSFSENLSPHIFQIHSSQYKSLSQIPQGKVLVVGGGNSGMQIAVELAKTHEVTMSISHPLTFLPLQLFGKSIFNLLERVGLLYAEINTKRGRWFQKRKDPIFGFEGKKLIRNGAIKLQEKVVSASGDNIMFQNGNIYSAESIIWSTGFVQNYNWIEIEQAVNEKGFPNHIKGISPVRGLYYIGLPWQSQRGSALICGVGKDAAYLLSEIKKIDQ, encoded by the coding sequence ATGTTAGATGCAATCATTGTTGGAGCTGGTCAAGCGGGATTGACAATAGGATACTACTTGAAGCAGGTAGGATATAATTTTTTATTACTTGAGGCAGGAAAACGGGTTGGTAATTCATGGAGAAATCGATATGATTCTTTGCAACTTTTTACCCCAAGGTCTTACAGTAGCTTGCCGGGTATGGCGTTAATAGGTGAAAAAAATGAATTTCCATATAAAGATGAAATTGCAACTTATTTAGAAGAATATACAATACATTTTCAATTACCGGTACAATTGCAAACGGAAGTTTTAAAGATAAAGAAAGAAAAAGAAATATTTGAATTACACACTCCTACAGAAATTTTACAAACGAAAAAAGTTATTATCGCATCAGGTGGTTTTCAGCATCCATTTATTCCCTCGTTTTCAGAAAATCTTTCACCACATATTTTTCAAATACATTCATCACAATATAAATCATTATCGCAAATTCCACAGGGGAAGGTACTTGTAGTAGGGGGCGGAAATTCAGGAATGCAAATCGCAGTAGAACTTGCAAAAACTCATGAAGTTACGATGTCTATTAGTCATCCTTTAACGTTTTTACCGTTACAACTTTTTGGAAAAAGTATTTTTAATCTGCTAGAAAGAGTGGGTTTATTGTACGCTGAAATAAATACAAAGAGGGGGAGATGGTTTCAGAAGAGAAAGGACCCTATTTTCGGTTTTGAAGGTAAGAAACTTATTCGTAATGGAGCAATCAAACTGCAAGAAAAAGTAGTAAGTGCATCAGGAGATAACATTATGTTTCAGAATGGTAATATTTATAGTGCAGAAAGCATTATATGGTCAACTGGTTTTGTTCAAAATTATAATTGGATTGAAATTGAACAGGCAGTGAATGAGAAAGGATTTCCTAATCATATAAAGGGAATTAGTCCAGTAAGAGGATTGTATTATATCGGTTTGCCATGGCAATCTCAAAGGGGTTCCGCACTTATTTGTGGTGTAGGAAAGGATGCAGCATATTTGCTTTCTGAAATCAAAAAAATAGATCAGTAG
- a CDS encoding serine hydrolase domain-containing protein, translating to MNLKSSNIYEKMNQYSVVGLSLAVIRNGKLDEATAFGTLEAGTTRAVTTNSLFNSCSISKFITTMLVLTLSEHGIVHLDEDVNDKLTSWNIPTNLFTSQKSITLRNLLSHQSGLIDPPNSFEHYTPAKGLPNMSELLSGKTLYCPVPIEVAYKPESEFHYSDANFCIIELLLEDITGKSFSQLLEEHIFQPLQMKNSTLFSPKDIDKTDVFACGHNKDGTVTNERFPFYPFAAASGIWTTPTDLSTLVIEIIHSLQGKGKLKLSQKLVLDMISPQGCSKWTGLGVFLDDSNEELQIYSLGWGVGFQCMMVCYPYCGNGAVIMTNSDLGVHQMEGIIGEVVKTLSL from the coding sequence ATGAACTTAAAAAGTAGCAATATATACGAGAAAATGAACCAATATTCCGTTGTAGGTTTAAGCCTCGCTGTTATACGTAATGGCAAACTAGATGAAGCGACTGCCTTTGGAACACTTGAAGCTGGAACAACTAGAGCTGTTACTACAAATTCTCTCTTTAATTCTTGCTCTATTAGCAAATTCATCACTACAATGCTCGTACTAACATTATCAGAGCATGGTATCGTGCATTTAGATGAAGACGTAAATGATAAACTCACATCTTGGAACATTCCTACCAATCTATTTACTTCACAAAAAAGCATCACTTTGAGAAACTTATTAAGCCATCAATCTGGACTCATTGATCCACCTAATAGTTTTGAACATTATACACCTGCAAAAGGATTACCTAATATGTCTGAGCTCCTTTCCGGTAAAACACTATATTGCCCTGTACCTATAGAGGTAGCTTATAAACCAGAAAGTGAATTTCATTACTCGGACGCAAACTTTTGTATAATCGAACTACTACTAGAAGATATTACAGGAAAATCATTTAGTCAGTTATTAGAAGAACATATCTTCCAGCCACTACAAATGAAAAATAGTACACTCTTCTCTCCAAAAGACATAGATAAAACCGATGTTTTTGCTTGCGGCCATAATAAAGATGGAACTGTAACAAATGAGAGATTTCCATTTTATCCATTCGCAGCTGCTTCAGGTATTTGGACAACACCAACTGACTTATCAACTTTAGTAATTGAAATTATTCATTCCTTACAAGGAAAGGGCAAACTAAAACTTTCTCAAAAATTAGTACTAGACATGATTTCTCCTCAAGGTTGTTCAAAATGGACTGGATTAGGTGTTTTTCTAGATGATTCTAATGAAGAATTACAGATTTATTCACTCGGATGGGGCGTTGGATTTCAATGTATGATGGTTTGTTATCCATACTGCGGGAATGGGGCTGTTATTATGACCAATTCCGATTTAGGTGTTCATCAAATGGAAGGGATCATTGGTGAGGTTGTAAAAACGTTATCCTTATAA